In one Sphingomonas sanguinis genomic region, the following are encoded:
- a CDS encoding GH12 family glycosyl hydrolase domain-containing protein translates to MYINATGTELKLSSAVNNWTITGVAGGSRFGTAKNDVFFGVAGETLYGGGGDDTYSLYDASAKVVEKAGEGIDTINVYYWGGIVLPDNVENVFLMSKGANWATGNALNNLIVAGSVGATLDGGAGDDVLVGGAGADIFVIKAGNGSDTIEKFQPGWDVVKLSGYGFSSFSQLKAASTQVGNDVSIKLSASETLTLRGIQLSSLGASDFNLPLTAKTSAMLTGVADKMVATTGQAWNVNGWYIYNNNWGSNGLTAGKDYTITNSFNAKDVTAGLTFNWSYPVVSNLAPKIVAFPEVIFGNSPMNTNPTETKNAVFPVKLADLSGLSAKYDVSFGGTVSGFNVAYDIWLSKSPTATGVEAVSNEIMIWVHKGDFGAHGDPAGSFTLNGTTFQIFRTGTYTALVADKDIPAGTLDLQAVFAKLTQMGITSGTEYLRSVELGAEVVSGSGWLTVNDLDLTVASKAADGSIKTTLVTGAGSSVVPTASAGVGSGAKAESVAAPVPVAPPAPTIKPSVAKILDDSGLAVGTRTTTVDAAGTATVTKVDLAGKSLGFDLITNSGSVQTTRHYSGANVLLGIDKANYAADGTVTTEHYDAGSVFRGSEKVTKTGNVVVTEFYDAKFAFLGSEKATTASNGSVTTESYDAKFKLTGVEKVTTAAGSVTTEHYDSAWKLIGTDKAVTNPDGTVQVQHYDASFKLTAVDVVKQAGLTTTTWHYSGAWKLLGSDVATLGSDGVTKTLSYDAAGKLTATNLSGTDRAETLTGSSGTTHFHGGLGGDTLVGGSGADYFHLDAVPAQGDVVTIRGFQTGSDKLVLDHTAFDKLGAVGALSVTAFEVGTKATSASTRLVYDQAKGDLYYDDDGNGAHAPILLAHIGADAVLKASNFLIS, encoded by the coding sequence ATGTACATCAACGCTACCGGGACGGAGCTCAAACTCTCGTCCGCTGTTAATAACTGGACCATCACGGGCGTGGCCGGCGGTAGCCGCTTCGGCACGGCCAAGAACGACGTGTTCTTCGGTGTCGCCGGCGAAACGCTGTATGGCGGCGGGGGGGACGATACCTACTCGCTCTACGACGCCAGTGCGAAGGTGGTGGAGAAGGCCGGTGAGGGCATCGACACCATCAACGTCTATTATTGGGGCGGCATCGTCCTGCCCGACAATGTCGAGAACGTCTTCCTGATGTCGAAGGGCGCCAACTGGGCGACCGGTAACGCGCTGAACAACCTGATCGTCGCAGGCTCGGTCGGCGCCACGCTCGACGGCGGTGCGGGCGACGACGTGCTGGTCGGCGGCGCAGGGGCGGACATCTTCGTCATCAAGGCGGGCAACGGCTCCGACACGATCGAGAAGTTCCAGCCGGGCTGGGACGTGGTCAAGCTGAGCGGCTATGGCTTTTCCAGCTTCAGCCAGCTCAAGGCCGCGTCGACCCAGGTGGGCAACGACGTCAGCATCAAGCTGTCGGCGAGCGAGACGCTGACCCTGCGGGGTATCCAGCTGTCGTCGCTCGGCGCGTCGGACTTCAACCTGCCGCTGACGGCCAAGACGTCGGCGATGCTGACCGGCGTCGCCGACAAGATGGTCGCGACCACCGGCCAGGCGTGGAACGTCAACGGCTGGTATATCTACAACAACAACTGGGGATCGAACGGCCTGACGGCGGGCAAGGATTACACGATCACCAACTCGTTCAACGCCAAGGACGTGACGGCGGGCCTGACCTTCAACTGGTCCTATCCGGTGGTATCCAACCTGGCGCCCAAGATCGTGGCCTTCCCGGAAGTCATCTTCGGCAACAGCCCGATGAACACCAACCCGACGGAAACGAAGAACGCGGTGTTCCCGGTCAAGCTGGCCGACCTGTCGGGCCTGTCGGCGAAGTACGACGTCAGCTTCGGTGGTACGGTCAGCGGCTTCAACGTCGCCTATGATATCTGGCTGAGCAAGTCGCCGACCGCCACGGGCGTCGAGGCGGTGTCCAACGAGATCATGATCTGGGTGCACAAGGGCGATTTCGGGGCACATGGCGATCCGGCGGGCAGCTTCACGCTGAACGGCACGACCTTCCAGATCTTCCGCACCGGCACCTATACCGCGCTGGTCGCGGACAAGGATATTCCGGCGGGCACGCTCGACCTTCAGGCGGTGTTCGCCAAGTTGACCCAGATGGGCATCACCTCGGGCACCGAATATCTGCGCTCGGTCGAACTGGGGGCCGAAGTCGTGTCCGGCTCCGGCTGGCTGACGGTCAACGATCTCGACCTGACGGTCGCCAGCAAGGCGGCGGACGGGTCGATCAAGACGACGCTCGTCACCGGTGCGGGCAGCAGCGTCGTCCCCACCGCCAGCGCCGGGGTCGGCAGCGGAGCCAAGGCGGAGTCCGTCGCCGCGCCGGTTCCGGTGGCGCCGCCCGCACCGACGATCAAGCCTTCGGTCGCGAAGATCCTCGACGATAGCGGCCTTGCCGTGGGCACGCGCACGACGACCGTCGACGCCGCCGGGACCGCGACGGTCACCAAGGTCGATCTGGCGGGCAAGTCGCTAGGCTTCGATCTCATCACCAACTCGGGTTCGGTGCAGACCACGCGCCACTATTCGGGCGCGAATGTCCTGCTGGGCATCGACAAGGCCAATTATGCCGCCGACGGCACCGTCACGACCGAGCATTATGACGCTGGCTCGGTGTTCCGCGGGTCAGAGAAGGTGACGAAGACCGGCAACGTGGTCGTCACCGAATTTTACGACGCGAAGTTCGCGTTCCTGGGTTCGGAAAAGGCGACGACTGCCAGCAACGGCAGCGTCACGACCGAAAGCTATGACGCCAAGTTCAAGCTGACCGGTGTCGAGAAGGTCACGACGGCAGCGGGCAGCGTCACCACCGAGCATTACGACAGCGCGTGGAAGCTGATCGGCACGGACAAGGCGGTGACCAATCCCGACGGCACGGTGCAGGTCCAGCACTATGACGCCTCGTTCAAGCTGACGGCGGTGGACGTCGTCAAGCAGGCCGGGCTGACCACCACGACCTGGCATTACAGCGGCGCATGGAAGCTGCTGGGCAGCGACGTCGCCACGCTGGGCTCGGACGGCGTGACCAAGACGCTGAGCTATGACGCGGCGGGCAAGCTGACCGCGACGAACCTCAGCGGTACGGACCGGGCGGAGACGCTGACCGGGTCGAGCGGCACCACCCATTTCCATGGCGGACTGGGCGGCGACACGCTGGTCGGCGGCAGCGGGGCGGACTATTTCCACCTCGACGCGGTGCCTGCGCAAGGCGATGTGGTCACGATCCGCGGCTTCCAGACCGGCAGCGACAAGCTGGTGCTCGACCACACGGCCTTCGACAAGTTGGGCGCGGTCGGCGCGCTTTCGGTGACGGCGTTCGAGGTCGGCACCAAGGCGACCAGCGCCTCGACACGGCTGGTCTACGATCAGGCCAAGGGCGATCTCTACTATGACGATGACGGCAACGGCGCCCATGCGCCGATCCTGCTGGCCCATATCGGTGCCGATGCGGTGCTGAAGGCGAGCAACTTCCTGATCTCGTGA
- a CDS encoding type I secretion system permease/ATPase codes for MVAAGFSAIGNLLYLSPSLFMLQVYDRVVPTGGIATLVAIGLLTLAALAAMATFEWLRSRVLARASLRLEAQLTGPALDLALRHSGLSRLQRAEVVRDVDTLRQGIASPAIVALLDLPWTPIYIIVAFMLHWSLGVMTIGAAGLLLVLALANERATSRPMKLAGDAASIAHQRQAHATAHASEVRALGMARALVSLQMIERSTANTLQMRASFAANTYGGWIKFVRLALQSAVLGLGAVLVIANDISAGSMIAASLLMARALAPIEQVVGAWKTILQSRIAFTRLDAAFGVRVTHVPTQLPAPTGTIQVENLTVLASGTERVALADASFSVTPGEVIGIIGPSGSGKSTLIRAMAGGCEAARGHVRFDGVSRADWDGEALAAHIGFMPQDYVLFAGSVKENISRFAGVLGGDPAAIDRDVLAAAQAVGAHEMIGRLPMGYDTQIGGAGGVGLSAGQAQRIALARALYGNPAILLLDEPTANLDAEAQQCFASLLGDLRQRGVTILFASHSMDMLAAADKLLVMAAGRVQRLAPRAELRPAESEAPVTPASFKTRVAFQ; via the coding sequence ATGGTGGCGGCCGGGTTCAGCGCCATCGGCAATCTGCTGTACCTGTCGCCGTCGCTGTTCATGCTCCAGGTCTATGACCGGGTCGTGCCGACCGGCGGCATCGCGACGCTGGTGGCCATCGGGCTTCTGACGCTGGCCGCGCTCGCCGCGATGGCAACCTTCGAATGGCTGCGGTCGCGGGTGCTGGCGCGCGCGAGCCTGCGGCTGGAGGCGCAGCTGACCGGTCCCGCGCTCGATCTGGCGCTGCGCCATTCGGGGCTGAGCCGCCTGCAGCGCGCCGAGGTCGTCCGCGACGTCGACACGCTGCGCCAGGGGATCGCCAGCCCGGCGATCGTCGCTCTGCTCGACCTGCCCTGGACGCCGATCTACATCATCGTCGCCTTCATGCTCCACTGGTCGCTGGGCGTCATGACGATCGGCGCGGCGGGGCTGCTGCTGGTGCTGGCGCTGGCGAATGAGCGCGCGACCAGCCGTCCGATGAAGCTGGCGGGCGATGCGGCCAGCATCGCGCATCAGCGACAGGCCCATGCCACCGCCCATGCCTCCGAAGTGCGGGCGCTGGGCATGGCGCGGGCGCTGGTCTCGCTCCAGATGATCGAGCGTTCGACCGCCAACACGCTGCAGATGCGCGCCAGCTTCGCCGCAAACACCTATGGCGGCTGGATCAAGTTCGTGCGCCTGGCGCTGCAATCGGCGGTGCTGGGGCTGGGCGCGGTGCTGGTCATCGCCAATGACATTTCGGCAGGCTCGATGATCGCCGCCTCGCTGCTGATGGCGCGCGCGCTGGCCCCGATCGAGCAGGTCGTAGGCGCGTGGAAGACCATCCTCCAGTCGCGCATCGCCTTCACTCGCCTCGACGCGGCGTTCGGCGTGCGGGTGACCCATGTGCCGACCCAGCTTCCCGCCCCGACCGGCACCATCCAGGTCGAGAACCTGACCGTGCTGGCCAGCGGCACCGAGCGCGTCGCGCTGGCCGATGCCAGCTTCTCGGTCACGCCGGGCGAAGTGATCGGCATCATCGGGCCCAGCGGGTCGGGCAAGTCGACGCTGATCCGCGCCATGGCGGGCGGGTGCGAGGCCGCGCGCGGGCATGTCCGCTTCGACGGCGTGTCGCGCGCTGACTGGGACGGCGAGGCGCTGGCCGCGCATATCGGCTTCATGCCGCAGGATTATGTGCTGTTCGCCGGTTCGGTGAAGGAGAATATCTCGCGCTTCGCAGGGGTGCTGGGCGGCGATCCGGCGGCGATCGACCGCGACGTGCTGGCGGCGGCGCAGGCGGTCGGCGCGCATGAGATGATCGGGCGGCTGCCCATGGGCTATGACACGCAGATCGGTGGCGCCGGGGGCGTCGGCCTGTCCGCCGGTCAGGCACAGCGCATCGCGCTGGCCCGTGCGCTCTATGGCAATCCCGCCATCCTGCTGCTCGACGAGCCGACCGCCAATCTCGACGCGGAGGCGCAGCAATGCTTTGCCAGCCTGCTCGGCGATCTGCGCCAGCGCGGCGTCACGATCCTGTTCGCCAGCCACAGCATGGATATGCTGGCGGCGGCGGACAAGCTGCTGGTGATGGCGGCCGGGCGCGTTCAGCGCCTCGCCCCCAGGGCCGAACTTCGTCCCGCCGAATCCGAGGCGCCCGTCACGCCCGCTTCCTTCAAGACAAGGGTTGCCTTTCAATGA
- a CDS encoding HlyD family type I secretion periplasmic adaptor subunit: MSAITHNPVGPWSAPDRLPNDDPRKELMIGAALAGALVLGFGGWAVTTRLDAAVIGQGVVRIDEARQVIQAPQSGVVSTVPVHNGDHVRRGDMLVAFADVDAVAQERAMAARTLGLEAEIARLEAELANRPTITAPARFATLTGDDRRIADDAMRMAQAQFEAGRALEASERGVLADRGAQIGHQIDGYRQRLLSSRRQSELSNEELASYRTLYQKGLATKPRLLALERSVAAIDGDTGAAVTEIARLHSAAGEARLQLVQARSERSRQSAERLRAAQTEFATALPQWQATAEQLRRTVVRAPSDGVVTALRTRVPGAVLQAGAPLLEIVPERGALSVETRVSVADANDLRPGQAAEVKLSVLHGRLLPPVKGVVSRVSADSQEDEKTGQPYYTATVRLSAAELNRVARMGEVEGGVRAGTPVEVVVATKPRSALGFLLGPLTSRLSGTFSQR; the protein is encoded by the coding sequence ATGAGCGCCATCACGCACAATCCGGTCGGCCCGTGGAGCGCCCCGGACCGTCTGCCGAACGATGATCCGCGCAAGGAGCTGATGATCGGGGCCGCGCTTGCCGGGGCGCTGGTGCTCGGTTTCGGCGGCTGGGCCGTGACGACGCGGCTCGATGCGGCGGTGATCGGGCAGGGCGTCGTCCGTATCGACGAGGCGCGTCAGGTCATTCAGGCGCCGCAGTCGGGGGTGGTCTCCACCGTGCCGGTCCATAATGGCGACCATGTGCGGCGCGGCGACATGCTCGTTGCCTTTGCCGATGTCGATGCGGTCGCGCAGGAGCGGGCCATGGCGGCGCGGACGCTGGGGCTGGAGGCGGAGATCGCCCGGCTGGAGGCGGAGCTTGCCAATCGCCCGACCATCACGGCTCCGGCGCGCTTCGCCACGCTGACCGGCGACGACCGGCGGATCGCCGACGATGCGATGCGCATGGCGCAGGCCCAGTTCGAGGCGGGCCGCGCGCTGGAAGCGTCCGAGCGCGGCGTGCTGGCGGATCGTGGCGCACAGATCGGCCACCAGATCGACGGCTATCGCCAGCGCCTGTTGTCCAGCCGCCGCCAGAGCGAACTCAGCAACGAGGAACTCGCCAGCTATCGCACCCTGTACCAGAAGGGACTGGCGACCAAGCCGCGCCTGCTGGCGCTGGAACGCTCGGTCGCGGCGATCGACGGCGATACGGGGGCGGCCGTCACCGAGATTGCCCGGCTGCACAGCGCCGCCGGGGAAGCCCGGCTCCAGCTGGTGCAGGCCCGGAGCGAACGGTCGCGCCAGTCGGCCGAACGGCTCCGCGCCGCGCAGACCGAATTCGCCACCGCGCTGCCGCAATGGCAGGCGACGGCCGAGCAGCTTCGCCGCACCGTGGTCCGCGCACCGAGCGACGGCGTCGTGACCGCGTTGCGGACGCGGGTGCCGGGCGCCGTGCTCCAGGCGGGCGCACCGCTGCTGGAAATCGTGCCGGAGCGGGGCGCGCTGAGCGTCGAGACCCGCGTCTCGGTCGCCGATGCCAATGATCTGCGGCCGGGGCAGGCCGCCGAGGTCAAGCTGTCGGTCCTGCACGGACGGCTGCTGCCGCCGGTCAAGGGCGTCGTGTCGCGCGTCTCGGCCGACAGCCAGGAAGATGAGAAGACCGGCCAGCCCTATTATACCGCGACCGTCCGCCTGTCGGCCGCCGAGCTGAACCGCGTCGCCCGGATGGGTGAGGTGGAAGGCGGCGTGCGCGCCGGTACGCCGGTCGAGGTGGTGGTCGCGACCAAGCCACGCAGCGCGCTGGGCTTCCTGCTCGGCCCGCTGACCAGTCGCCTGTCGGGCACCTTCTCGCAGCGCTAA
- a CDS encoding spike base protein, RCAP_Rcc01079 family, with protein MPDPFAMMGDSALSPSLAPYALVPHDSNEVAVIPKGIYVGTGGDVTLRGLGATADVTYRNLSDGSYIAVRAQYVRATGTTATDLVGEA; from the coding sequence ATGCCTGATCCCTTTGCCATGATGGGCGACAGTGCCTTGTCGCCTTCGCTCGCGCCCTATGCCCTTGTGCCGCATGACAGCAACGAGGTCGCCGTGATCCCCAAGGGCATCTATGTCGGGACCGGCGGCGACGTGACGTTGCGCGGTTTGGGGGCCACGGCCGACGTGACCTATCGCAACCTTTCGGATGGCAGCTATATTGCGGTCCGCGCGCAATATGTCCGCGCGACCGGCACCACCGCCACCGATCTGGTGGGGGAAGCCTGA
- a CDS encoding SGNH/GDSL hydrolase family protein, which yields MPRTSGNGGGLSASTLARSDPRRTLYPAALRHVGNRVALANQKSGAQTRSGWRCWQMSYVPLTAIQVGIWNGLINSALSGVETGCGGPLTVALSVEYPLGTFTRLTWNGAAMGMVADNAVGLTDLVPLPVAIPPYARFRIAGDYRYLSGGTVPSCGWSNVCDRGMGDEYQVGTTDDFTMNATVLGSGPANAVFPVLVRGRSDRPVWGVVGDSITAGVGDTLFDPSGGRGLVGRALAEWGPHLNYGVPGDRATWYAVGSTRRRQMLALGGATAAVLQLGINDITSGRTATQLAADRATIRSALSGVSVYDTTLPPTTSSSDSWRTAANQTVAPSSTQRTAFNTALRSGPMPGSAGVIDIAGHLETSTAFEHGPVLDGGVWNPRFMAGGDGTHPSTAGLIAVKPVVQAALSVLR from the coding sequence ATGCCCCGGACCTCCGGCAATGGCGGTGGCCTTTCCGCCTCGACGCTCGCGCGCAGCGACCCGCGCCGGACGCTCTATCCGGCCGCGCTCCGGCATGTCGGTAACCGCGTGGCGCTCGCCAACCAGAAATCGGGTGCCCAGACGCGCAGCGGCTGGCGATGCTGGCAGATGTCTTACGTGCCGCTTACCGCGATTCAGGTCGGCATCTGGAACGGCCTTATCAACTCGGCGCTGAGCGGGGTGGAGACGGGCTGCGGCGGCCCGTTGACCGTCGCGCTGTCGGTGGAATATCCGCTCGGCACCTTCACCCGGCTGACCTGGAACGGCGCGGCGATGGGCATGGTCGCCGACAATGCGGTGGGACTGACCGATCTCGTGCCGCTGCCGGTCGCGATCCCGCCCTATGCACGGTTCCGGATCGCGGGCGATTATCGCTATCTGTCGGGTGGAACGGTGCCGTCCTGCGGCTGGTCCAATGTGTGCGACCGTGGGATGGGCGACGAATATCAAGTCGGGACGACGGACGACTTCACCATGAACGCCACCGTGCTGGGCAGCGGCCCGGCCAATGCGGTGTTCCCGGTGCTGGTGCGTGGCCGCTCGGATCGGCCGGTCTGGGGCGTGGTCGGCGACAGCATCACGGCGGGGGTGGGCGATACGCTGTTCGACCCCAGCGGCGGGCGCGGGCTGGTCGGCCGGGCGCTCGCGGAATGGGGGCCGCACCTGAATTACGGCGTGCCCGGTGATCGGGCAACCTGGTATGCGGTGGGCTCGACCCGGCGTCGGCAGATGCTGGCACTGGGCGGCGCGACGGCGGCGGTGCTGCAACTGGGGATCAACGACATCACCTCCGGGCGCACCGCCACGCAGCTGGCGGCGGATCGCGCCACGATCCGGAGCGCGCTGTCGGGTGTGTCGGTCTATGACACCACGCTGCCGCCGACCACCTCCAGCTCGGATTCCTGGCGGACGGCCGCGAACCAGACGGTTGCGCCGTCCTCGACCCAGCGGACCGCGTTCAACACCGCGCTGCGTAGCGGGCCGATGCCGGGATCGGCGGGGGTGATCGACATTGCGGGGCATCTGGAAACCTCGACCGCGTTCGAACATGGCCCGGTGCTCGACGGCGGCGTGTGGAATCCCCGCTTCATGGCGGGCGGCGACGGCACCCACCCCAGCACGGCCGGGCTGATCGCGGTCAAGCCCGTGGTGCAGGCGGCGCTGTCGGTCCTGCGTTGA
- a CDS encoding acyltransferase family protein, translating to MSLRKWGSGATLAAASHGDHGAAVRHARGFRADIEGLRALAVVPILFNHVRVHGFLGGFIGVDIFFVISGYLITGILVRDMAAGRYSIAGFYRRRVLRIFPALFALLVVVSVLSFIALTPTELAAYGQSLAATILFASNIQFYGDTGYFTAVAGSRPLLHTWSLAVEEQFYLVWPLLIAWLMRRRAGLVPVIAALILLSFAASVWMVATDMPAAFYLIPFRFWELAAGGLLAVGTTPAALRSIPPRAARIGREALGLAGLIAILWCIRFFKEPLDFPGLNALPAVLGTVAIIATGPDTLVGRLLALRPVRWIGLISYSLYLWHWPVIVFAKLWLFLPQTAVTKTGQIGVSLVLAVLSYHLFEVRLRRPLEGLSTRRVLMGAGIVMAIGLTFAGVLIAGRGFPDRFEPRRAALGQVLDRDEEAAYRRGSCFVLDGGRFDDRTCLARRAPGPTILLVGDSVAAHLWPGFAADAGGFDIRQATMIGCTPKLFPDMPWLLCSRFFGDLLTRWAPAHHPAAVMLAGNWHDKDVAMIRRTMVAERARGQRVIVIGPMPRYTSALPRLLFFDPSGDRARASLEEGLWSLDDAMGAAVQDGGGTYISPLRLLCPDRRCRVVTRQGVPMQFDNVHLTREGSVEAVAAMMPAIRAAMRQEPAS from the coding sequence ATGTCGTTGAGAAAATGGGGCAGCGGAGCGACTTTGGCGGCGGCGAGCCATGGCGATCATGGGGCTGCGGTTCGGCATGCCCGTGGCTTTCGTGCCGATATCGAGGGGCTGCGCGCGCTGGCGGTCGTGCCGATCCTGTTCAACCATGTTCGGGTTCATGGTTTCCTGGGCGGGTTCATCGGGGTCGACATTTTCTTCGTTATCTCCGGCTATCTGATTACGGGAATTCTCGTCCGCGACATGGCGGCCGGACGCTACAGTATCGCCGGTTTTTACCGGCGGCGCGTTCTGCGTATCTTTCCAGCCCTGTTCGCGCTGCTGGTCGTGGTATCCGTCCTGTCGTTCATCGCGCTGACCCCGACCGAGCTGGCCGCCTATGGGCAGTCGCTGGCCGCGACGATCCTGTTCGCGTCGAATATCCAGTTCTACGGCGACACCGGCTATTTCACGGCGGTCGCCGGTTCGCGGCCGTTGCTCCATACCTGGTCGCTGGCGGTCGAGGAGCAATTCTACCTCGTCTGGCCGCTGCTGATCGCCTGGCTGATGCGACGTCGTGCCGGGCTCGTCCCGGTAATCGCGGCGCTGATCCTGCTGTCCTTCGCCGCGTCGGTCTGGATGGTGGCAACCGACATGCCCGCCGCCTTCTATCTGATCCCCTTCCGTTTCTGGGAATTGGCGGCGGGGGGGCTGTTGGCGGTCGGCACGACGCCTGCGGCCCTGCGCTCGATACCGCCGCGCGCGGCGCGGATCGGGCGCGAGGCCTTGGGCCTGGCGGGACTGATCGCGATCCTGTGGTGCATCCGCTTCTTCAAGGAGCCGCTGGACTTTCCGGGACTGAATGCCCTGCCTGCGGTGTTGGGCACGGTGGCCATCATCGCGACGGGGCCGGATACGCTGGTCGGTCGCCTCCTGGCGCTGCGTCCGGTGCGTTGGATCGGGTTGATCTCCTATTCGCTGTACCTGTGGCACTGGCCGGTCATCGTCTTCGCCAAGCTTTGGCTCTTCCTGCCGCAGACGGCAGTGACGAAGACGGGTCAGATCGGCGTGTCGCTGGTGCTGGCCGTGCTGTCCTATCACCTGTTCGAGGTGCGGTTGCGGCGCCCCCTGGAGGGGTTGTCCACGCGGCGCGTCCTGATGGGGGCGGGGATAGTGATGGCGATCGGGCTGACCTTCGCCGGTGTGCTGATTGCGGGAAGGGGCTTTCCGGACCGTTTCGAACCCCGTCGTGCGGCACTGGGCCAAGTGCTCGATCGGGACGAAGAGGCGGCCTATCGGCGGGGCAGCTGCTTCGTCCTGGATGGCGGTCGCTTCGACGACCGGACGTGCCTGGCCCGTCGGGCGCCGGGGCCGACCATTCTGCTGGTCGGCGACAGTGTCGCTGCGCATCTATGGCCGGGTTTCGCGGCTGACGCCGGGGGATTCGATATCCGGCAGGCCACGATGATCGGCTGCACGCCCAAGCTTTTCCCCGACATGCCATGGTTGTTGTGCAGCCGCTTCTTCGGCGACTTGCTGACACGCTGGGCACCGGCCCACCACCCGGCGGCGGTGATGCTCGCGGGCAATTGGCACGACAAGGATGTCGCCATGATCCGGCGCACGATGGTGGCCGAACGGGCGCGCGGGCAGCGAGTGATCGTGATCGGACCGATGCCGCGCTACACCAGCGCGCTGCCGCGACTGTTGTTCTTCGACCCCTCCGGCGACCGGGCGCGGGCCAGTCTGGAGGAGGGATTGTGGTCGCTCGACGATGCGATGGGGGCGGCGGTGCAGGATGGTGGGGGCACCTATATCTCGCCGCTCCGCCTGCTGTGCCCCGACAGACGATGCCGGGTCGTCACCCGCCAGGGCGTTCCGATGCAGTTCGACAATGTGCATCTGACCCGCGAAGGCTCGGTCGAGGCCGTCGCCGCCATGATGCCCGCCATTCGCGCCGCGATGCGCCAGGAACCGGCCTCGTGA
- a CDS encoding glycosyltransferase: MSVRGGATSGKRVLAIASGGGHWEQLQLLRGAFDGHDVHFATTLAGLGERAGLTRVTIVPDCNRNEPVRAVASLFAILRLLVRVRPAVVISTGALPGVIALALGRRLGARTIWVDSIANAETMSMAGLKAKRYADLWLSQWPDVAREFGAEYAGSVL; the protein is encoded by the coding sequence ATGAGCGTCCGGGGGGGCGCCACGTCGGGCAAGCGCGTGCTGGCGATCGCCTCGGGCGGGGGGCATTGGGAGCAGTTGCAGCTGCTACGCGGTGCGTTCGACGGGCATGACGTGCATTTCGCGACGACGCTGGCCGGTCTGGGCGAGCGGGCGGGTCTGACGCGGGTGACGATCGTGCCCGACTGCAATCGCAACGAGCCCGTGCGCGCGGTCGCCAGCCTGTTCGCGATCCTGCGTCTGTTGGTCCGGGTGCGCCCGGCGGTGGTCATCTCGACGGGGGCCTTGCCGGGCGTGATCGCGCTGGCACTGGGCCGACGGCTGGGCGCGCGGACCATCTGGGTCGACAGCATCGCCAATGCCGAAACCATGTCGATGGCGGGGCTGAAGGCCAAGCGTTATGCCGATCTCTGGCTATCGCAATGGCCCGATGTCGCGCGCGAATTCGGCGCTGAATATGCGGGGTCCGTGCTGTGA
- a CDS encoding glycosyltransferase, producing MIFATVGTQLPFPRFLTLLDDIAARHGIEIVAQTCEPGVDYPYLKTHAQMAPTVFDEAIKRCDLIVGHAGIGTVLSALKVQKPVVLFPRRAALGEHRNDHQLATVQVLRDRSGIYVADSDEALEQYMTTGTLEAAQLTQGPARVQLVERLRGFIGA from the coding sequence GTGATTTTCGCCACCGTCGGAACCCAGCTTCCGTTTCCGCGCTTCCTGACGCTGCTCGACGATATCGCCGCGCGCCATGGCATCGAGATCGTCGCCCAGACCTGCGAGCCGGGGGTGGACTATCCGTATCTCAAGACCCATGCGCAGATGGCGCCGACCGTCTTCGACGAGGCGATCAAGCGTTGCGACCTGATCGTCGGCCATGCCGGGATCGGTACGGTGCTGAGCGCGCTGAAGGTACAGAAGCCGGTCGTCCTGTTCCCGCGCCGCGCGGCGCTCGGCGAGCATCGCAACGATCACCAACTCGCAACCGTGCAGGTCCTGCGCGACCGCAGCGGCATCTATGTCGCCGATTCGGACGAGGCGCTGGAGCAATATATGACGACCGGCACGCTCGAGGCCGCACAACTGACCCAGGGGCCAGCGCGCGTGCAGCTGGTCGAGCGGCTGCGCGGTTTCATCGGGGCGTGA